The following proteins are encoded in a genomic region of Hippopotamus amphibius kiboko isolate mHipAmp2 chromosome 8, mHipAmp2.hap2, whole genome shotgun sequence:
- the LOC130859353 gene encoding pre-mRNA-splicing regulator WTAP-like: MTNEEPLPKKVRLSERDFKVMARDELILRWKQYEAYVQALEGKYTDLNSNDVTGLRESEEKLKQQQQESALRENILVMPLATKEQEMQECTTQIQYLKQVQQPSDAQLRSTMVDPAINLFFLKMKGELEQTKDKLEQAQNELSAWKFTPDR, from the coding sequence ATGACCAACGAGGAACCGCTTCCCAAAAAGGTTCGACTGAGTGAAAGAGACTTCAAAGTTATGGCACGAGACGAATTAATTCTAAGGTGGAAACAATATGAAGCATATGTGCAGGCTTTGGAGGGCAAGTACACAGATCTTAACTCTAATGATGTAACTGGCTTAAGGGAATCTGAAGAAAAactaaagcaacaacaacaagaatCTGCACTCAGGGAAAACATTCTTGTAATGCCACTAGCGACCAAGGAGCAAGAGATGCAAGAGTGTACTACACAAATCCAGTACCTCAAGCAAGTCCAACAGCCTAGTGATGCCCAACTGAGATCAACAATGGTAGACCCAGCGATCAACttgtttttcctaaaaatgaaagGTGAACTGGAACAGACTAAAGACAAACTGGAACAAGCCCAAAATGAACTGAGTGCCTGGAAGTTTACGCCTGATAGGTAA